A region from the Leptospirillum ferriphilum ML-04 genome encodes:
- the dnaK gene encoding molecular chaperone DnaK, with the protein MGKVIGIDLGTTNSCVSIMEGGEPVVIPNQEGARITPSVVAFTDKGEVLVGQVAKRQAITNPENTVYSVKRLIGRKFDSEEVAHAMKRLPYKVVKAPNGDAHVEIRGKVYSPAEISAKILLKLKQAAEDYLGEKVTEAVITVPAYFNDAQRQDTKNAGAIAGLNVLRIINEPTAASLAYGLDSKKEEKIAVYDLGGGTFDISILEIGDGVFEVKSTNGDTYLGGDDFDLKIIDFLVDEFKKENGIDLKKDKMALQRLKEAAEKAKIELSTALETEINLPYITADQTGPKHLVLKLSRSRLEQLVGDLIQHSLEPVRKALDDAGMNTGMIDEVVLVGGQTRMPKVQEAVKSFFGKEPHKGVNPDEVVAIGAAIQGGVLKGDVKDVLLLDVTPLSLGIETLGGVFTKLIERNTTIPAKKSQVFTTAADNQSSVTVKVFQGEREMAADNKLLGQFDLEGIPPAPRGVPQIEVTFDIDSNGIVHVGAKDKGTGKEQNIHITAQGGLSKEEIDRLIREAESHAAEDKARRERIELRNNLETLVYSTEKSLNEIGDKISDVERGSIREAIEAAKGKLTSEDKDVLQQAFKDLETQSHKLAEMVYKASQGTTPGGEPGPGAAGASSAQGEDPTVVDAEYEDVNQKKN; encoded by the coding sequence ATGGGAAAAGTTATCGGTATTGATCTTGGAACAACGAATTCCTGCGTGTCCATTATGGAGGGAGGGGAACCGGTCGTCATTCCGAATCAGGAAGGCGCCCGCATCACGCCGTCCGTTGTCGCATTCACGGACAAGGGAGAGGTGCTTGTCGGCCAGGTGGCCAAACGCCAGGCCATCACAAATCCGGAAAACACCGTCTATTCGGTGAAAAGGCTGATCGGCCGGAAGTTTGATTCGGAAGAAGTGGCGCACGCCATGAAGCGTTTGCCTTATAAAGTGGTTAAGGCTCCGAATGGAGACGCGCATGTGGAAATCCGCGGCAAGGTTTACAGCCCGGCCGAGATTTCGGCGAAGATTCTGTTGAAGCTCAAGCAGGCCGCGGAAGATTATCTGGGAGAAAAAGTCACGGAAGCCGTCATCACGGTTCCTGCCTATTTTAACGATGCCCAGCGCCAGGATACCAAGAACGCGGGAGCGATTGCCGGACTGAACGTTCTCCGGATCATCAACGAGCCGACGGCGGCCTCTCTTGCCTACGGTCTCGACAGCAAGAAGGAGGAAAAAATTGCTGTCTACGATCTGGGCGGCGGAACGTTTGACATTTCGATCCTCGAAATCGGAGACGGCGTCTTTGAAGTCAAGTCGACCAACGGGGATACCTACCTGGGTGGAGACGACTTCGATCTGAAGATCATCGACTTTCTGGTCGACGAATTCAAAAAGGAAAACGGCATCGATCTGAAGAAAGACAAGATGGCTCTCCAGAGGTTAAAGGAGGCGGCGGAAAAAGCCAAAATCGAACTTTCGACAGCGCTTGAAACGGAAATCAATCTTCCCTATATCACCGCAGATCAGACGGGTCCCAAGCACCTCGTCCTGAAGCTCAGCCGGTCCAGGCTCGAGCAACTGGTCGGAGACCTGATTCAGCACTCCCTCGAGCCCGTCCGAAAGGCCCTGGACGACGCCGGTATGAACACGGGGATGATCGATGAGGTCGTGTTGGTCGGAGGACAGACCCGCATGCCCAAGGTCCAGGAGGCCGTCAAGTCCTTTTTTGGCAAGGAGCCCCACAAAGGGGTGAATCCCGATGAAGTGGTCGCGATCGGTGCCGCCATCCAGGGAGGCGTTCTGAAGGGAGATGTCAAGGATGTTCTTCTGCTGGACGTCACCCCGCTTTCTCTGGGTATCGAAACATTGGGAGGCGTTTTTACCAAGCTGATTGAACGGAATACGACCATTCCGGCGAAAAAAAGCCAGGTTTTCACCACAGCGGCAGACAATCAGTCCTCTGTGACGGTCAAGGTTTTTCAGGGAGAGCGGGAAATGGCCGCGGACAACAAGCTTCTGGGTCAGTTCGACCTGGAAGGAATTCCTCCCGCCCCTCGTGGCGTCCCCCAGATCGAGGTGACGTTTGATATCGATTCCAACGGCATTGTGCACGTGGGAGCAAAAGACAAGGGGACCGGGAAGGAGCAGAACATTCATATCACCGCGCAGGGTGGTCTTTCCAAGGAAGAGATCGATCGCCTGATCCGGGAAGCGGAGTCCCACGCGGCAGAAGACAAGGCCCGCCGGGAACGGATCGAGTTGAGAAACAACCTCGAAACCTTGGTCTACTCGACGGAAAAATCCCTGAACGAAATCGGAGACAAAATTTCCGACGTCGAACGCGGATCGATCCGGGAAGCGATCGAAGCGGCAAAAGGGAAACTGACCTCCGAAGACAAGGATGTCTTGCAGCAAGCGTTCAAGGATCTTGAAACCCAGTCCCACAAGCTGGCGGAAATGGTCTACAAGGCATCCCAGGGAACGACTCCGGGAGGGGAGCCCGGCCCGGGAGCAGCCGGAGCTTCTTCTGCACAGGGGGAAGATCCCACTGTCGTGGATGCGGAATACGAAGATGTGAATCAGAAGAAAAACTGA
- the dnaJ gene encoding molecular chaperone DnaJ has protein sequence MAAKDYYNLLGVSRTASPDEIKKAYRKLAMKYHPDRNPGDKAAEAQFKSINEAYEVLGDPQKKSIYDSGGFTEGFDSASYQGAGSPFGDLFADVFSEFFGGGQRGGPNPQQGEHILRQVELSFEEAALGREISIKISRWETCSPCSGTGAKNGKAVRVCSTCRGTGYIRIQQGFFAVQRACSACGGEGRVVTESCPACSGRGRTSVDRTITRTIPAGVSSGVRVRINGEGHAGAFGGPPGDLFLDITVKPHPFFNREGDDLVVEKKISFLQAIFGDEVEVPTLGSPLTLKVEPGTQPGAIRRFRGKGLANPQTRHMGDMIVRLTVEIPTKLNREQRELLEKFASVSGEGGSHPSGGSSDGGGIFSKVKSIFE, from the coding sequence TTGGCTGCAAAAGACTACTATAACTTGCTGGGCGTGTCCCGGACGGCATCTCCGGACGAAATCAAGAAAGCCTACCGCAAACTTGCCATGAAGTATCATCCCGACAGGAATCCCGGTGACAAGGCGGCGGAAGCCCAGTTCAAGTCGATTAACGAAGCCTACGAAGTGCTGGGAGACCCCCAGAAAAAGAGCATTTATGATTCCGGGGGATTTACGGAAGGATTCGACTCGGCGTCATACCAGGGAGCAGGTTCTCCCTTCGGCGACCTGTTTGCCGATGTCTTTTCGGAATTTTTCGGGGGAGGACAACGGGGCGGCCCCAATCCCCAGCAGGGGGAACATATTCTCCGGCAAGTCGAGCTCAGTTTCGAGGAAGCCGCGCTCGGACGTGAGATTTCCATCAAGATCTCCCGATGGGAAACCTGTTCACCCTGTTCCGGAACAGGAGCGAAGAACGGGAAAGCGGTCCGGGTCTGTTCGACATGCCGCGGGACGGGGTATATCCGTATCCAGCAGGGTTTTTTTGCTGTCCAGAGGGCGTGTTCGGCTTGCGGCGGAGAAGGGCGGGTCGTCACGGAATCTTGTCCGGCCTGTTCGGGACGGGGGCGAACGTCGGTCGATCGGACCATCACCCGGACCATTCCGGCCGGCGTCTCTTCGGGCGTGCGTGTCCGCATCAACGGAGAAGGACATGCCGGCGCTTTTGGAGGGCCACCCGGTGATTTGTTTCTGGATATCACGGTCAAGCCGCACCCCTTTTTCAACCGTGAAGGAGACGACCTCGTCGTGGAGAAGAAAATATCCTTTCTCCAGGCGATCTTCGGCGACGAAGTCGAGGTTCCGACCCTGGGGTCTCCTCTGACGTTGAAGGTGGAACCCGGGACCCAACCGGGAGCGATCCGGCGATTTCGTGGCAAGGGACTGGCCAATCCACAGACACGCCACATGGGAGACATGATTGTCCGTCTGACGGTGGAGATCCCGACCAAGCTGAACAGGGAACAGCGGGAACTCCTCGAGAAATTTGCTTCTGTTTCGGGAGAGGGTGGGTCTCACCCGTCGGGAGGCTCTTCGGACGGTGGGGGGATTTTCTCTAAAGTCAAGTCCATCTTTGAGTGA
- a CDS encoding RsmE family RNA methyltransferase, whose protein sequence is MAGPKIFWIDQGDRVEDLAGDSSNISLYPGRELSRHLLSSLRAKEGDSFPFSDPETGTIYRGTLVSREPCSLKLDVESGRISRKHFFPRLGIVFSPLKGDSFSEALSMAVMAGIDILQPVISDRSIVRWPEGIGWASKAKRFAGIVREKSQLAGRATRMRIASPLSLRESLKNRASDVFLWFDEDPVGALDPMKAIDSLRRFPIQFWEQKTIWSVVGPEGGWSPRDRDFLRDPEEKGSVFRISLGERIFSGEMALLTAILFLGTFLAPALSRDRQILQAGEG, encoded by the coding sequence ATGGCGGGTCCGAAGATTTTCTGGATCGACCAGGGGGATCGTGTCGAAGACCTTGCGGGGGATTCCTCAAACATCTCTCTGTATCCGGGACGGGAACTTTCCAGACATCTTCTGTCGAGCTTGCGCGCAAAGGAGGGAGATTCCTTCCCTTTCTCCGACCCTGAGACCGGGACGATCTACCGCGGTACCCTTGTCTCGAGGGAACCGTGTTCCTTGAAGCTTGACGTCGAGTCCGGGCGAATCTCCCGGAAACACTTTTTCCCACGGCTTGGTATCGTTTTTTCTCCCCTGAAGGGAGATTCCTTTTCGGAGGCGTTGTCGATGGCGGTGATGGCAGGGATCGATATCCTCCAGCCCGTCATTTCCGATCGCAGCATCGTCCGCTGGCCGGAGGGCATTGGCTGGGCTTCCAAAGCAAAACGGTTCGCGGGCATTGTCCGTGAAAAAAGTCAGCTTGCGGGTAGGGCCACCCGGATGCGCATCGCGTCCCCTCTTTCACTCAGAGAAAGTTTAAAAAACCGGGCGTCCGATGTCTTTCTCTGGTTCGACGAAGATCCTGTGGGGGCTCTCGATCCCATGAAAGCCATAGACTCCCTTCGCCGATTCCCCATACAGTTTTGGGAGCAAAAAACCATCTGGTCCGTTGTGGGTCCCGAGGGCGGCTGGTCCCCCAGGGATCGCGATTTCCTCCGGGATCCGGAAGAAAAGGGCTCTGTTTTTCGTATCTCTCTCGGAGAGCGAATTTTTTCCGGCGAAATGGCACTTCTGACGGCTATTCTTTTTTTAGGAACATTCCTTGCTCCGGCTCTGTCCAGGGACAGGCAAATTTTGCAGGCAGGGGAGGGATGA
- a CDS encoding RDD family protein translates to MRSVRLLTFFLDLSIAHFCFRFWSTLWFSESGSSGDFPSFSLTSEIVFVFLYFWLLVALWSQTPAMALLGIRVSPEEQGTMPVGMLRAFSRTFFLFVTNLPLGMGSLFSLLSPAGKTLYDCLSQTRIVWDEKLPRVSRTKDNLRPDAG, encoded by the coding sequence ATGAGGTCTGTCCGTCTCCTGACCTTTTTTCTGGATTTGTCCATCGCCCATTTTTGTTTTCGCTTCTGGTCCACCCTCTGGTTTTCCGAGTCCGGATCTTCCGGTGATTTTCCATCTTTTTCCCTCACGAGCGAAATCGTGTTTGTTTTTCTCTATTTCTGGCTTCTTGTTGCGCTCTGGTCCCAGACTCCCGCCATGGCTCTTTTGGGAATCCGTGTCAGTCCGGAAGAGCAGGGGACAATGCCGGTCGGAATGCTGCGCGCATTTTCCCGGACATTTTTTCTTTTTGTCACGAATCTTCCTCTGGGAATGGGTTCTTTGTTTTCCCTTCTTTCTCCTGCCGGAAAGACGCTGTATGATTGCCTTTCCCAGACGCGCATCGTCTGGGATGAAAAACTGCCCAGGGTTTCCCGGACGAAGGATAATCTTCGTCCGGATGCCGGTTGA
- a CDS encoding methyltransferase domain-containing protein, whose product MPDKIFWNQRYLDKNTGWDLGQPAPPFVRLVEKGEFGPPGRVLIPGAGRSYEGIFLASRGYDVTCVDFAPQAVREAREAARQAGVKLTVVEEDFFRLDPRTIGVFDYLVEHTCFCAIDPPMRQAYVDQSHALLAPGGLLIGLFYAHGREGGPPWTTTEEEVRGLFGKKFDLLSLGLTDWSVDSRKGEELLGRLRRKNDRIE is encoded by the coding sequence ATGCCGGACAAGATTTTCTGGAATCAGCGTTATCTCGACAAGAATACCGGATGGGATCTGGGCCAGCCCGCTCCTCCCTTCGTTCGTCTGGTCGAAAAAGGAGAGTTTGGCCCTCCCGGACGGGTCTTGATCCCGGGAGCCGGTCGCAGCTATGAAGGGATTTTCCTCGCGTCCAGAGGGTACGATGTGACCTGCGTGGATTTTGCTCCGCAGGCCGTTCGCGAGGCAAGGGAAGCCGCCCGGCAGGCCGGAGTGAAACTCACGGTCGTCGAAGAAGACTTTTTCCGTCTGGACCCCCGGACCATCGGCGTTTTCGATTATCTGGTCGAGCATACCTGCTTCTGTGCCATTGATCCTCCCATGCGCCAGGCCTATGTGGATCAGTCCCATGCCCTTCTCGCTCCCGGCGGCCTTCTGATTGGCCTTTTTTATGCACATGGACGGGAAGGAGGCCCCCCATGGACCACGACGGAAGAAGAGGTCCGAGGATTGTTCGGAAAGAAGTTTGATCTCCTTTCCCTGGGGTTGACGGACTGGTCGGTCGATTCCCGCAAGGGAGAAGAGCTTCTGGGACGTCTTCGCCGCAAGAATGATCGGATAGAATAG